The proteins below are encoded in one region of Belonocnema kinseyi isolate 2016_QV_RU_SX_M_011 chromosome 1, B_treatae_v1, whole genome shotgun sequence:
- the LOC117179907 gene encoding uncharacterized protein LOC117179907, producing the protein MFSEASSAFSSDASYLASHGTQWKLNSPVVPHFGGLWEAAVKSTILHLRRVIGDSTLKFEEMTTLLTQIEACLNSRPLRAQRSSKSIDSLEVDPANAGSFLQALRWSAEYLKEPQPRSKWTTSSPSIQIGDLVLIRYEHLPPTQWPMDRVLQPHLGKDGLVRVVTLKTKTSTLD; encoded by the exons ATGTTTTCTGAGGCATCATCAGCGTTTTCTTCGGACGCTTCCTACCTTGCTTCGCATGGTACACAGTGGAAATTAAATTCTCCTGTAGTTCCTCACTTTGGAGGTTTATGGGAAGCTGCAGTTAAGTCGACAATATTGCATCTTCGTCGAGTCATTGGAGACTCTACATTGAAGTTCGAAGAAATGACAACTCTTTTAACACAAATTGAGGCTTGCCTTAATTCTCGGCCTCTCAGAGCTCA ACGTTCTTCCAAATCGATTGACTCGCTGGAAGTTGATCCAGCAAATGCGGGATCATTTTTGCAAGCGCTGCGCTGGTCAGCTGAATATTTAAAAGAACCTCAACCTCGATCCAAGTGGACTACTTCATCGCCATCCATACAGATTGGAGATTTAGTTCTCATTCGATATGAGCACCTTCCACCAACTCAATGGCCTATGGATCGGGTTCTGCAGCCTCATCTTGGCAAGGATGGCCTAGTTCGGGTTGTTACTCTCAAGACAAAGACTAGCACACTCGATTAG